Proteins from a single region of Nocardioides anomalus:
- a CDS encoding zinc ribbon domain-containing protein: MTETTPLPDLPAGARFDPVTGAELGGSGERRRSFALQPGEPVASFNLVSSLMPLASGSSPQTYRWALGLGILIPVVAGALGFLAFAFVAAALVVPAVYVVYMYDVNQWEDQPVGVVLGAVGAAAALGVGFTFLWHAGLLGDDLAPVDFDGNGSGSIRWTSFLVLVLLVPVVGEVLKQVGPILLARLPKFDDMIDGLTFGVAAGAAFAAAETIVVNRGLFSSFGRVDSPDAGFWVSLILSAAVVKPLVYGAATGIAVASFSGLGAGYDGFRPGYLRGLAEALAANILFQAGLFFTARVEGTGGAVLGLVWGALIATVLVVRLRYLLHYAVLEAALEAGSAGVALKDTARGTAYCPSCEMPLLAGANFCVACGTSVRAGSKVTRARNRTEDVDLPVPARPTLRTQPAGVAPRDTRTSPVVVAAVVAAILVGGVIGQVAAAGAGGDNQPTSPQDGTITLDPDSGSEDLSRAPAVSLGALDEGAGRAPQAAGGDQIVTVGGDVLMLVPKGFKVVDQEDGYVQVFGNKGYFFAYLNPKKTTLAKLVTNNLTGLQNMGVADLEISEPQTLSVTGLKGAATLSFRGLLATQQGGSIPVEGFAYYFIRADGTGATAFALYGKGALKPKSKLVTGYNVMLNTLISTL; encoded by the coding sequence ATGACCGAGACCACCCCTCTCCCCGACCTGCCCGCGGGCGCGCGGTTCGACCCCGTCACCGGGGCCGAGCTGGGCGGCTCCGGCGAGCGCCGGCGCAGCTTCGCCCTGCAGCCCGGCGAGCCCGTGGCGTCGTTCAACCTGGTCAGCTCGCTGATGCCGCTGGCCTCCGGCTCCTCGCCGCAGACCTACCGCTGGGCCCTCGGCCTCGGCATCCTCATCCCGGTCGTGGCCGGCGCGCTCGGCTTCCTGGCCTTCGCCTTCGTCGCGGCCGCCCTGGTCGTGCCCGCGGTCTACGTCGTCTACATGTACGACGTCAACCAGTGGGAGGACCAGCCCGTCGGCGTGGTCCTCGGCGCGGTCGGAGCGGCGGCCGCGCTCGGCGTCGGCTTCACGTTCCTCTGGCACGCCGGCCTGCTCGGCGACGACCTGGCGCCGGTCGACTTCGACGGCAACGGCTCGGGCAGCATCCGCTGGACCAGCTTCCTGGTCCTGGTGCTGCTGGTGCCGGTCGTGGGTGAGGTCCTCAAGCAGGTCGGGCCGATCCTGCTCGCCCGGCTGCCCAAGTTCGACGACATGATCGACGGGCTGACCTTCGGCGTCGCGGCCGGCGCGGCCTTCGCGGCGGCCGAGACCATCGTGGTCAACCGCGGCCTGTTCAGCAGCTTCGGCCGGGTGGACTCGCCCGACGCCGGCTTCTGGGTCTCCCTGATCCTGTCGGCCGCCGTGGTCAAGCCGCTGGTGTACGGCGCGGCGACCGGCATCGCGGTCGCCAGCTTCTCCGGCCTCGGCGCCGGGTACGACGGCTTCAGGCCCGGCTACCTCCGTGGCCTGGCCGAGGCGCTGGCCGCCAACATCCTGTTCCAGGCCGGGCTGTTCTTCACCGCCCGCGTCGAGGGCACCGGCGGCGCCGTGCTCGGCCTCGTCTGGGGCGCGCTGATCGCCACGGTGCTCGTCGTCCGGTTGCGCTACCTGCTGCACTACGCCGTCCTCGAGGCCGCCCTCGAGGCGGGCAGCGCCGGTGTCGCCCTCAAGGACACCGCCCGCGGCACGGCGTACTGCCCCTCGTGCGAGATGCCGCTGCTGGCCGGGGCCAACTTCTGCGTCGCCTGCGGCACCTCGGTCCGCGCGGGCAGCAAGGTGACCCGGGCCCGCAACCGGACCGAGGACGTCGACCTGCCCGTGCCGGCCCGGCCCACCCTGCGGACCCAGCCCGCGGGCGTGGCGCCGCGCGACACCCGCACCAGCCCGGTCGTGGTGGCCGCGGTCGTGGCCGCCATCCTGGTCGGCGGCGTGATCGGCCAGGTGGCCGCGGCCGGCGCCGGCGGCGACAACCAGCCGACCTCGCCGCAGGACGGCACCATCACCCTCGACCCGGACTCCGGCTCCGAGGACCTCAGCCGGGCTCCGGCGGTCAGCCTCGGCGCGCTGGACGAGGGCGCGGGCCGGGCGCCGCAGGCCGCGGGCGGCGACCAGATCGTCACCGTCGGCGGCGACGTGCTCATGCTCGTGCCCAAGGGGTTCAAGGTCGTGGACCAGGAGGACGGCTACGTCCAGGTCTTCGGCAACAAGGGCTACTTCTTCGCCTACCTCAACCCCAAGAAGACGACGCTGGCCAAGCTGGTCACCAACAACCTGACCGGCCTGCAGAACATGGGCGTGGCCGACCTCGAGATCAGCGAGCCCCAGACCCTCTCGGTCACCGGGCTCAAGGGCGCGGCCACGCTCAGCTTCCGCGGCCTGCTCGCCACCCAGCAGGGCGGCAGCATCCCGGTCGAGGGCTTCGCCTACTACTTCATCCGCGCCGACGGCACGGGCGCGACGGCGTTCGCGCTCTACGGCAAGGGCGCGCTCAAGCCGAAGTCGAAGCTCGTGACCGGCTACAACGTCATGCTCAACACCCTCATCAGCACCCTGTGA
- the helR gene encoding RNA polymerase recycling motor ATPase HelR: MPSLDDDPFSLPDHLAAKATPALIGPDRAHLAAVAATVDDTVRDLEERLAVERRAPAGHGTAALERDQEVQRLSSRLRTLRRFGLDLCLGRMVPADGGEPVYVGRLGLADRAGRRLLVDWRSPAAEPFFAASHGDPRGLLSRRRYRWTGGRVTDYWDEVFTVDGLEDHAALDDQSAFLASLGERRTAQMRDVLATIQADQDAVIRAGSRGTLVVDGGPGTGKTVVALHRAAYLLYADARLRARGGGVLFVGPHRPYLRYVADVLPSLGEDGVRTCTLRDLLPEGADAPDEADPAVAALKRRAGLVRAVEPAVRLYEEPPSGALEVPTPWGEVRVGPEEWREAFDSAPAGTPHNEARDRVWDELLTILTDAFEVDDEDVTDEMVRRALARDEELAAAFDRAWIIVEPTDLVADLWSVPAYLRRCAPWLTPDEVRLLQREDAQAWTTEDLPLLDAARLRLGDPTASRRARRERAEREAERAEMDAVVEHLIATDDSDLMIMSMLRGDDLRGALVQDGEAPDPHSLAGPFAHVVVDEAQELSDAEWQMLLARCPSRSFTVVGDRAQARHGFPETWEERLGRVGLVEVTRAGLSVNYRTPEEVMAEAEPVIRAALPDANVPTSVRRSGIPVRHGALSELDDLLATWLREHPDGTGCVIGLASYPDGERVRSLTPVLSKGLEFDLVLLVDPDWWGDGVEGAVDRYVAMTRATSQLVVLTR; this comes from the coding sequence GTGCCCTCGCTCGACGACGACCCCTTCTCGCTCCCCGACCACCTCGCCGCCAAGGCCACCCCGGCCCTCATCGGCCCCGACCGGGCCCACCTCGCCGCCGTCGCCGCGACCGTCGACGACACCGTCCGCGACCTCGAGGAGCGGCTCGCGGTCGAGCGCCGGGCCCCCGCCGGGCACGGCACCGCCGCGCTGGAGCGCGACCAGGAGGTGCAGCGCCTGAGCAGCCGACTGCGCACCCTGCGCCGCTTCGGGCTCGACCTGTGCCTGGGCCGGATGGTCCCGGCCGACGGTGGCGAGCCGGTGTACGTCGGCCGCCTCGGCCTGGCCGACCGAGCCGGCCGCCGGCTGCTCGTCGACTGGCGCTCGCCCGCGGCCGAGCCGTTCTTCGCGGCCAGCCACGGCGACCCGCGGGGCCTGCTCAGCCGAAGGCGCTACCGCTGGACCGGCGGTCGCGTCACCGACTACTGGGACGAGGTCTTCACCGTCGACGGGCTCGAGGACCACGCCGCCCTCGACGACCAGTCGGCGTTCCTGGCCTCGCTCGGCGAGCGGCGCACCGCGCAGATGCGCGACGTGCTCGCCACCATCCAGGCCGACCAGGACGCGGTCATCCGCGCGGGCTCGCGCGGCACGCTCGTGGTCGACGGCGGGCCCGGCACCGGCAAGACCGTCGTCGCGCTGCACCGCGCGGCGTACCTGCTGTACGCCGACGCGCGGCTGCGCGCCCGCGGCGGCGGGGTGCTGTTCGTCGGCCCGCACCGGCCCTACCTGCGCTACGTCGCCGATGTGCTGCCCAGCCTCGGCGAGGACGGCGTGCGGACGTGCACGCTGCGCGACCTGCTCCCCGAGGGCGCCGACGCCCCGGACGAGGCGGACCCGGCGGTGGCCGCGCTCAAGCGCCGCGCCGGGTTGGTGCGGGCGGTCGAGCCGGCGGTGCGCCTCTACGAGGAGCCGCCGAGCGGGGCGCTCGAGGTCCCGACCCCGTGGGGCGAGGTGCGGGTGGGCCCCGAGGAGTGGCGCGAGGCCTTCGACTCCGCGCCGGCCGGGACACCCCACAACGAGGCCCGCGACCGGGTCTGGGACGAGCTGCTCACGATCCTCACCGACGCCTTCGAGGTCGACGACGAGGACGTCACCGACGAGATGGTCCGGCGGGCCCTGGCCCGGGACGAGGAGCTGGCCGCCGCGTTCGACCGGGCCTGGATCATCGTCGAGCCCACCGACCTGGTCGCGGACCTGTGGTCGGTGCCGGCGTACCTGCGCCGGTGCGCGCCCTGGCTGACGCCCGACGAGGTGCGGCTGCTTCAGCGCGAGGACGCGCAGGCGTGGACCACCGAGGACCTGCCCCTGCTCGACGCCGCCCGGCTGCGCCTCGGCGACCCCACCGCCTCGCGCCGCGCACGGCGGGAGCGGGCCGAGCGCGAGGCCGAGCGGGCCGAGATGGACGCCGTCGTCGAGCACCTCATCGCCACCGACGACTCCGACCTCATGATCATGTCGATGCTGCGCGGGGACGACCTGCGCGGCGCCCTGGTGCAGGACGGCGAGGCGCCCGACCCGCACTCGCTGGCCGGTCCCTTCGCGCACGTGGTGGTGGACGAGGCGCAGGAGCTGAGCGACGCGGAGTGGCAGATGCTGCTGGCGCGGTGCCCCTCGCGCAGCTTCACCGTGGTCGGCGACCGCGCGCAGGCCCGGCACGGCTTCCCCGAGACCTGGGAGGAGCGGCTCGGGCGCGTCGGCCTGGTCGAGGTCACCCGGGCCGGGCTGAGCGTCAACTACCGCACGCCCGAGGAGGTCATGGCCGAGGCCGAGCCGGTCATCCGCGCCGCCCTCCCGGACGCCAACGTGCCCACGTCGGTGCGCCGCAGCGGCATCCCGGTGCGCCACGGCGCCCTGAGCGAGCTCGACGACCTGCTGGCGACCTGGCTGCGCGAGCACCCCGACGGGACGGGCTGCGTGATCGGCCTCGCGTCGTACCCCGACGGCGAGCGGGTCCGCTCCCTCACCCCGGTGCTGAGCAAGGGCCTGGAGTTCGACCTGGTGCTGCTGGTCGACCCGGACTGGTGGGGCGACGGCGTGGAGGGCGCCGTCGACCGGTACGTCGCGATGACCCGCGCCACCTCGCAGCTGGTGGTGCTCACGCGCTGA
- a CDS encoding right-handed parallel beta-helix repeat-containing protein, whose product MRRLVVLALLVLPVLPLGAPSAQAAPRTWHVGPSRALTTPSAAAAVARDGDTVLIDAGTYAGDVATWTQDDLTLRGAGGRAHLAADGQSAQGKAIWVIAGDRTTVDRIEFSGAAVPDQNGAGIRLEGDGLTVSRSSFHDNQEGILTGALPDSDVVIRRSRFVGNGAGDGYSHNLYVGAVRSLSVTGSLFAGAVVGHELKSRAARTTIVGNLFDDGTATASYSIDLPNGGRSLVAGNVIVQGPASENPALIAYGEEGLTGSNQLWVVHNTFVNRRDSGTFVRLTDGAHARLRNNLLVGPGDLTDGAASSRGDRRVGLDGFRDPAHDDFRLRPDSPAVDRGVRVPPRWRPRWEYAAPAGLRRRPLVGRPDLGAYELR is encoded by the coding sequence GTGCGCCGTCTCGTCGTCCTCGCCCTGCTGGTGCTCCCGGTCCTCCCGCTCGGCGCCCCGTCCGCGCAGGCCGCGCCGCGGACCTGGCACGTCGGGCCGAGCCGCGCGCTGACCACGCCGAGCGCGGCCGCCGCGGTCGCCCGCGACGGCGACACCGTGCTCATCGACGCCGGCACCTACGCCGGCGACGTGGCCACGTGGACCCAGGACGACCTCACCCTGCGCGGCGCCGGCGGCCGGGCCCACCTGGCCGCCGACGGGCAGAGCGCACAGGGCAAGGCGATCTGGGTGATCGCGGGCGACCGCACCACGGTGGACCGCATCGAGTTCAGCGGCGCGGCCGTCCCGGACCAGAACGGCGCCGGCATCCGGCTCGAGGGCGACGGGCTGACCGTCAGCCGCTCGTCGTTCCACGACAACCAGGAGGGCATCCTCACCGGCGCGCTGCCGGACAGCGACGTGGTCATCCGACGGTCGCGCTTCGTCGGCAACGGCGCGGGCGACGGCTACTCGCACAACCTGTACGTCGGCGCCGTCCGCTCGCTCAGCGTCACCGGCAGCCTCTTCGCCGGCGCGGTGGTCGGCCACGAGCTCAAGTCGCGCGCCGCCCGCACCACCATCGTCGGCAACCTCTTCGACGACGGCACGGCCACCGCCAGCTACTCCATCGACCTGCCCAACGGCGGCCGCTCGCTCGTGGCCGGCAACGTCATCGTCCAGGGCCCGGCCTCGGAGAACCCGGCCCTGATCGCCTACGGCGAGGAGGGCCTCACCGGCTCGAACCAGCTGTGGGTCGTGCACAACACCTTCGTCAACCGCCGCGACTCCGGCACCTTCGTCCGGCTGACCGACGGCGCCCACGCCCGGCTGCGCAACAACCTGCTGGTCGGCCCGGGCGACCTGACCGACGGCGCCGCCTCGAGCCGAGGCGACCGGCGGGTCGGGCTCGACGGCTTCCGCGACCCCGCGCACGACGACTTCCGGCTGCGGCCGGACTCCCCGGCCGTCGACCGCGGCGTCCGGGTGCCGCCGCGCTGGCGCCCGCGCTGGGAGTACGCCGCCCCGGCGGGCCTGCGCCGCCGGCCGCTGGTCGGCCGTCCCGACCTCGGCGCCTACGAGCTGCGCTGA
- a CDS encoding dihydrofolate reductase family protein: MTATCTWDVFASLDGYGSYQEPGDWGGYWGKQGPELLRHRLETYGEEVRMVFGATTFRGFVDMLAASSEGADVRDPWVTAMRESPMTVISSTLREPLDWPDATVAGGDAVEVVRRLKAESDVPLRSHGSLSLNWALLAAGLVDRLQVTVFPVVTAATGVEPVLAGAGDLDLELLESTTLDGSTVELVYRPTAH; the protein is encoded by the coding sequence ATGACCGCGACCTGCACCTGGGACGTCTTCGCCAGCCTGGACGGCTACGGCTCCTACCAGGAGCCCGGCGACTGGGGCGGCTACTGGGGCAAGCAGGGCCCGGAGCTGCTCCGGCACCGGCTCGAGACCTACGGCGAGGAGGTGCGGATGGTCTTCGGGGCCACGACGTTCCGCGGCTTCGTCGACATGCTGGCGGCCAGCAGCGAGGGCGCCGACGTGCGTGACCCGTGGGTCACGGCGATGCGCGAGTCGCCGATGACCGTGATCTCGTCCACGCTGCGCGAGCCGCTGGACTGGCCGGACGCGACGGTGGCGGGCGGGGACGCCGTCGAGGTCGTGCGGCGGCTCAAGGCGGAGTCCGACGTGCCGCTGCGCTCGCACGGCAGCCTGTCGCTCAACTGGGCGCTGCTCGCCGCCGGCCTGGTGGACCGCCTGCAGGTGACCGTCTTCCCGGTCGTCACCGCGGCGACCGGCGTCGAACCGGTGCTGGCCGGTGCCGGTGACCTCGATCTCGAGCTGCTCGAGAGCACGACGCTCGACGGGAGCACGGTGGAGCTGGTCTACCGGCCGACGGCCCACTGA
- a CDS encoding DUF4118 domain-containing protein, which yields MARRPLLLAAAVLAPPAVAAALSGLRDQVHSANAALVLVLVVVAVAAGGSRLAGTVAALSGTVWFDFFLTEPFLTFTINQREDVETAVLLTATGVLVTELALWGRRQQAGASRREGYLTGVLGAAALVAEGAAEPPVVLDFVARQITEVLGVDRCEYVAGPPTHRPPARPGRQRQPRRHAHRRRPLRAPDQRRARAAGHPGRRTARPLRHHRQLAHGVGHPRAAAGRGHPGRPGGVGAVRSGAHAVGPAGYHRLVAPTAPTAVALLAAAALSLTAAPATAAPVEASDGRPRDARITVPGAGVHDLRVVAYRGRTDDAPGTRIQDRGIAASPHGPHGGTGPGGIGNYQVTAHRTSHGGIFRRTPTLDKGDEVYVDAGPWRYVYRIVKTRWVSFRSARSLREQRAPVPGHPGRVPRRGYLTLSTCATPEDHAAGNFWHDRFGNPEHRIDKIGVLVDRVERP from the coding sequence GTGGCACGTCGTCCTCTCCTCCTGGCCGCGGCGGTGCTGGCCCCGCCGGCGGTCGCGGCCGCCCTGAGTGGCCTGCGCGACCAGGTGCACAGCGCCAACGCGGCCCTGGTCCTGGTCCTCGTCGTGGTCGCGGTCGCGGCCGGGGGCTCCCGGCTGGCCGGCACCGTGGCCGCGCTGTCCGGCACGGTGTGGTTCGACTTCTTCCTCACCGAGCCGTTCCTGACCTTCACGATCAACCAGCGCGAGGACGTCGAGACCGCGGTGCTCCTCACGGCGACCGGCGTGCTGGTCACCGAGCTGGCCCTGTGGGGCCGCCGGCAGCAGGCGGGCGCGAGCCGGCGCGAGGGCTACCTGACGGGCGTGCTCGGCGCGGCGGCCCTGGTGGCCGAGGGTGCGGCCGAGCCGCCCGTGGTCCTGGACTTCGTGGCCCGGCAGATCACCGAGGTGCTGGGTGTGGACCGGTGCGAGTACGTCGCCGGGCCGCCCACGCACCGCCCCCCGGCTCGGCCAGGACGGCAGCGTCAGCCGCGACGGCACGCCCATCGACGTCGACCGCTCCGGGCTCCCGACCAACGACGTGCTCGAGCTGCCGGTCACCCGGGGCGGCGTACCGCTCGGCCGCTTCGTCATCACCGCCAGCTCGCGCACGGTGTGGGCCACCCTCGAGCAGCGGCTGGTCGCGGTCACCCTGGCCGACCAGGCGGCGTCGGTGCTGTCCGGTCCGGCGCACACGCGGTAGGGCCGGCTGGGTACCACCGCCTCGTGGCCCCCACCGCACCCACCGCCGTCGCCCTCCTCGCCGCGGCCGCCCTGTCCCTGACGGCCGCCCCCGCGACCGCCGCACCGGTCGAGGCCAGCGACGGCCGCCCGCGCGACGCGCGCATCACCGTCCCCGGCGCCGGCGTGCACGACCTGCGGGTCGTCGCCTACCGCGGCAGGACCGACGACGCACCCGGCACCCGCATCCAGGACCGCGGCATCGCCGCGAGCCCACACGGCCCGCACGGGGGCACCGGCCCCGGCGGCATCGGCAACTACCAGGTCACCGCGCACCGCACCTCGCACGGCGGGATCTTCCGGCGCACGCCGACGCTGGACAAGGGCGACGAGGTGTACGTCGACGCCGGGCCGTGGCGCTACGTCTACCGCATCGTCAAGACCCGCTGGGTCTCCTTCCGCTCGGCGCGGTCGCTGCGCGAGCAGCGTGCCCCGGTGCCGGGCCACCCCGGCCGGGTGCCGCGCCGGGGCTACCTCACGCTGTCGACCTGCGCGACGCCGGAGGACCACGCCGCCGGGAACTTCTGGCACGACCGCTTCGGCAACCCCGAGCACCGCATCGACAAGATCGGCGTCCTGGTGGACCGGGTCGAGCGCCCCTAG